One Suricata suricatta isolate VVHF042 chromosome X, meerkat_22Aug2017_6uvM2_HiC, whole genome shotgun sequence genomic region harbors:
- the CLIC2 gene encoding chloride intracellular channel protein 2 — protein sequence MILWLKGVKFNVTTVDMTRKPEELKDLAPGTNPPFLVYNKELKTDFIKIEEFLEQTLAPPRYPHLSPKNKDSFDVGCNLFAKFSAYIKNTQKEANKNFEKSLLREFKRLDDYLNTPLLDEIDADSAEELTVSRRLFLDGDQLTLADCSLLPKLNIIKVAAKKYRDFDIPAEFSGVWRYLHNAYAREEFTHTCPEDKEIENTYASVAKQKS from the exons ATGATCCTCTGGCTTAAAGGAGTTAAATTCAATGTAACTACAGTTGACATGACCAG AAAGCCTGAAGAGCTGAAGGACTTAGCCCCAGGCACCAATCCTCCCTTTCTCGTGTATAACAAGGAGTTGAAaacagacttcattaaaattgagGAGTTTCTAGAGCAGACACTGGCTCCTCCAAG gtatCCTCACCTGAGTCCCAAGAACAAAGACTCCTTTGATGTGGGCTGTAACCTCTTTGCCAAGTTTTCTGCATACATTAAGAATacacaaaaagaagcaaataaga ATTTTGAAAAATCTCTGCTCAGAGAATTTAAACGTCTGGATGACTACTTAAACACCCCGCTTCTGGATGAAATTGATGCAGACAGTGCTGAGGAACTCACAGTTTCCAGAAGATTGTTCTTGGATGGGGATCAGCTGACACTGGCTGACTGCAGCTTGTTACCCAAACTGAACATTATTAAA GTTGCTGCCAAGAAATACCGTGACTTTGACATTCCAGCAGAGTTCTCTGGAGTCTGGCGCTATCTTCACAATGCCTATGCCCGTGAAGAATTTACCCACACTTGTCCTgaagacaaagaaattgaaaatacctATGCGAGTGTGGCTAAACAGAAGAGTTAG